In a single window of the Methylophaga frappieri genome:
- the fliJ gene encoding flagellar export protein FliJ, with the protein MTRAQKLLPVIELAKQDAEATQLKLAQANRQLHREQQQLHELQHYREEYLQRFRRVDPQIVSARKALDLRAFLVQLEQAIVLQEQQVQKQHNQVLQQQQAWRQARQKMQAMQTLMERYQQHEVLSASRREQVLNDEFSVSLWRRQRKR; encoded by the coding sequence ATGACGCGCGCCCAAAAGTTGTTACCGGTTATTGAACTGGCAAAACAGGATGCTGAGGCGACGCAGCTAAAGCTGGCTCAAGCGAATCGGCAGCTGCATCGTGAACAGCAGCAGTTACATGAGCTGCAACACTATCGTGAGGAGTATTTGCAGCGATTTCGTCGCGTTGATCCGCAGATTGTCTCAGCTCGCAAAGCACTGGATCTGCGCGCATTTCTGGTGCAGCTTGAACAGGCGATTGTATTGCAGGAGCAACAGGTACAAAAGCAGCATAATCAGGTGCTGCAACAACAGCAGGCCTGGCGTCAGGCACGTCAGAAAATGCAAGCTATGCAAACCCTGATGGAGCGTTACCAGCAACATGAAGTACTGTCCGCATCGCGTCGAGAGCAAGTCTTAAATGATGAGTTCAGCGTGAGTTTATGGCGGCGCCAGCGTAAGCGTTAA
- a CDS encoding flagellar hook-length control protein FliK: MSMLQLLNTTTDVGKSAGDSKTSKADTSAAEGFQAAFKQEFDSNKLVKAASEKESGGLGEAAIKDAGQKSGKKLPADMASEKAVEASAKTRPGNDLPDVATDEVMTEIVSLLKAAGISISPEQAAELLDSDMQDIESLRLVFARDSDDLLMSDTESDQALALVLQQLTPLMTEQKQASATPFSVMASTPMPLAVPQSAATALADVLAPILTSVEESGLTVKTAMQNWLNQQNMDKPNLTAAQIAGLLVAQSRQVQPSSDQSSLSGGAIATISNSAPAASSGVAAMTTSSTTTFTVQPQLDNTAWGRVVSSRVSYMAKEGIQQAELRLNPASLGPVEVRLQLQQDQASVTFLAQNQATREALEQALPRLRDSLAEQGLSLTQADVGQQQADQSAERESSMENAHLTQVSVTIDDSHGEQEREPDSVIEHDDGRLSLYA; encoded by the coding sequence ATGAGCATGTTGCAGTTATTGAACACCACGACTGATGTGGGCAAATCGGCTGGCGATAGCAAAACGAGTAAAGCAGATACGTCTGCGGCAGAAGGGTTTCAAGCGGCTTTCAAACAAGAATTTGATAGCAATAAACTGGTCAAAGCTGCATCAGAAAAAGAATCTGGCGGGCTTGGTGAAGCGGCAATAAAGGATGCGGGTCAAAAAAGCGGCAAAAAATTGCCGGCTGATATGGCTAGCGAGAAGGCGGTTGAGGCGAGTGCGAAAACACGGCCCGGTAATGACCTGCCCGATGTAGCCACAGATGAGGTGATGACCGAGATTGTGTCCCTGTTAAAAGCAGCAGGCATATCAATTTCACCGGAACAGGCTGCCGAGTTGCTCGACAGTGATATGCAAGATATTGAGTCACTCCGGTTGGTTTTTGCCCGTGATTCTGATGACTTGTTGATGTCAGATACCGAGTCAGATCAGGCTTTGGCATTGGTGCTACAGCAACTTACTCCCCTCATGACTGAGCAAAAGCAAGCATCTGCCACCCCATTCTCTGTGATGGCGAGTACGCCAATGCCTCTCGCCGTGCCACAATCTGCTGCGACGGCCCTGGCAGACGTGCTGGCGCCGATATTGACGTCCGTTGAAGAGAGTGGATTAACCGTAAAAACGGCAATGCAAAATTGGTTGAACCAGCAAAATATGGATAAGCCGAACCTGACCGCTGCACAGATAGCGGGATTACTGGTGGCGCAGTCACGCCAAGTGCAACCTAGCTCTGACCAAAGCAGTCTGTCTGGCGGTGCGATAGCCACCATTAGCAATTCTGCTCCCGCTGCGAGTTCCGGCGTAGCGGCCATGACCACGTCATCCACCACGACATTTACGGTACAACCCCAACTTGATAATACGGCATGGGGTCGCGTTGTTTCCAGCCGGGTGAGTTATATGGCCAAAGAGGGTATACAGCAGGCAGAATTGCGTCTGAATCCAGCCAGTCTGGGACCAGTTGAAGTCCGGTTGCAACTTCAACAAGATCAAGCGAGCGTGACATTTCTGGCGCAAAATCAGGCAACACGTGAGGCGCTTGAACAAGCTTTACCCCGTTTACGAGATAGTCTTGCGGAGCAGGGCCTATCTTTGACGCAAGCGGATGTTGGTCAGCAACAAGCGGATCAGTCTGCGGAAAGAGAAAGCAGTATGGAAAATGCGCATTTAACTCAAGTTTCAGTCACAATTGACGATAGTCATGGTGAGCAGGAAAGAGAACCGGATTCAGTCATCGAGCATGATGATGGCAGACTGAGCCTTTATGCTTAA
- the pyrF gene encoding orotidine-5'-phosphate decarboxylase, translated as MSDPRIIVALDYPNADSALALADQLSASDCRLKVGKELFTRSGPAIVTALHQRGFDVFLDLKYHDIPHTVARACAAAAELGVWMVNVHTLGGPAMLKAARQALDFADAPLLIGVTLLTSMDANTFHHIGLHGDMQGTVSKLAEMAADNGLDGVVCSAQETALLRQQQGDQFALVTPGIRPAGSQTDDQHRIMTPAAAINAGSHYLVIGRPITQAANPQAALAQINQSLL; from the coding sequence ATGAGTGACCCTCGAATTATTGTCGCCTTGGACTACCCCAATGCTGACAGCGCCCTGGCCTTGGCCGATCAATTATCTGCTTCAGACTGTCGTTTAAAAGTCGGTAAAGAATTATTTACCCGAAGTGGCCCTGCTATCGTTACCGCGTTGCATCAACGTGGCTTTGACGTGTTTCTGGATTTGAAATATCACGATATTCCCCACACGGTGGCTCGTGCCTGCGCTGCCGCTGCCGAATTAGGTGTCTGGATGGTCAATGTTCACACTTTAGGCGGGCCGGCCATGCTCAAGGCGGCAAGGCAGGCGCTTGATTTCGCGGATGCACCGCTACTCATTGGCGTCACCTTGCTAACCAGCATGGATGCCAATACTTTCCACCACATCGGCTTGCATGGCGATATGCAAGGAACTGTCAGTAAATTAGCAGAAATGGCGGCAGATAACGGTCTTGATGGTGTGGTTTGCTCGGCACAGGAAACAGCGCTGTTGCGTCAGCAACAGGGAGACCAGTTTGCGCTGGTGACGCCGGGCATTCGTCCAGCAGGTAGCCAGACTGATGATCAGCACCGCATCATGACTCCTGCCGCCGCAATCAACGCTGGCAGTCATTACCTGGTCATTGGCCGCCCAATCACGCAGGCGGCGAATCCTCAGGCGGCATTGGCACAAATTAACCAATCTTTATTGTAA
- a CDS encoding ATP-binding protein, which produces MATNDVLARQLFDEESRDLLTQIEQDWQQAKPADPAWRAQMQRQLHQLKGMAVSFQLSEAGDCCHQLESLLETFTQTTLRPHQVVQISQLLSQLHDRILTPTAAVQTTEVNQPEISAWQSWQIQFEPAADFFRHGQDPLFYLKQLSELGEMVAEPHFSAPDFAEFEVGRCYLQWHIQLRTASDETAIRAIFDWVTDRCHLQIRPMTAQMGQMPSTTANRHQEKDQLLSLRRRQDQCHHLLLQLENSLGSLPPASMMLLSQLRQLGQQNRLDVQKLLLRPLQIAYQRLPSLSHTLAGQTGKQITLTVPKTDFLIPPEVVETLGDVLIQLLRNAVAHGIEKPRQRHQRNKSETGQIKIRQTLDKLQLTLSVQDDGCGLNETQIRAAASELNLPENTAASTLIFEAGLSTADAVDLISGRGVGLDLVRQKVADLQGQIQVTSTPEQGCEFVVNVPLQRTILTCQRVTVASLNYLFLATDIVATYPLQAFEQRHITGRGWYVQVEQTWLPLCDLRQRLQLSSETSADAIIVVLKAGKRRLAVTVDQLDTPTAFCLCRADQHLPLSPAVVGLATTAEGLPALLLDVGLLFSERS; this is translated from the coding sequence ATGGCAACCAATGATGTCCTTGCTCGCCAATTATTTGATGAAGAGAGTCGGGATTTATTGACTCAGATTGAACAAGACTGGCAGCAGGCAAAACCCGCTGATCCGGCGTGGCGCGCACAAATGCAACGTCAGTTGCATCAATTAAAAGGCATGGCCGTCAGTTTTCAACTCAGCGAAGCGGGTGATTGCTGCCATCAGTTAGAGTCGTTGCTGGAAACGTTTACCCAGACGACGCTGAGACCCCATCAGGTGGTGCAGATCAGTCAGTTGTTATCGCAACTTCACGATCGGATATTAACGCCAACTGCGGCTGTCCAGACGACGGAAGTCAACCAACCGGAAATTTCTGCCTGGCAAAGCTGGCAGATACAGTTTGAGCCAGCAGCTGATTTTTTTCGCCATGGTCAGGATCCGTTATTTTATCTTAAACAGCTGTCCGAGTTAGGTGAAATGGTGGCCGAGCCGCACTTTAGTGCCCCGGACTTTGCTGAATTTGAGGTAGGTCGTTGTTATCTGCAATGGCATATCCAGTTGCGCACAGCCAGTGATGAAACCGCCATACGGGCCATCTTTGACTGGGTGACAGACCGATGTCATTTGCAAATCAGGCCGATGACGGCGCAAATGGGACAAATGCCATCAACCACCGCAAACCGACATCAGGAAAAAGACCAGCTGTTGTCCTTGCGTCGCCGCCAGGATCAATGTCATCACCTGCTGCTCCAATTGGAGAACAGTCTGGGCAGCCTCCCACCAGCGAGTATGATGTTGTTGAGCCAGTTACGGCAGCTGGGCCAGCAAAATCGACTTGATGTGCAGAAGCTTTTACTTAGGCCGTTGCAAATCGCCTATCAGCGGCTGCCTTCCCTATCGCATACCCTGGCAGGTCAAACCGGTAAACAGATTACACTGACGGTGCCAAAAACGGACTTCCTGATACCGCCCGAGGTGGTAGAAACGTTGGGTGATGTGCTGATACAACTCCTGCGTAACGCGGTTGCTCATGGTATCGAAAAACCGCGACAACGACATCAGAGGAATAAGTCTGAGACGGGACAAATTAAAATTCGACAGACTTTAGATAAATTACAGCTGACCTTGTCTGTGCAGGATGATGGTTGTGGCTTGAATGAGACACAAATTCGCGCCGCGGCGTCGGAGCTGAACCTGCCAGAAAATACTGCTGCCAGCACGTTGATTTTTGAGGCGGGACTGAGTACTGCTGACGCGGTAGATTTAATTTCAGGTCGTGGCGTCGGGTTGGATTTGGTACGCCAGAAAGTCGCCGATCTTCAAGGTCAGATCCAGGTGACCAGCACACCTGAGCAGGGATGTGAGTTTGTGGTTAACGTCCCGTTACAACGAACAATTCTAACCTGCCAACGCGTGACTGTGGCGAGCTTGAATTATTTGTTTCTGGCAACGGATATTGTCGCAACCTATCCTTTGCAAGCCTTTGAACAGCGTCATATTACCGGACGTGGCTGGTATGTACAGGTTGAGCAGACCTGGTTGCCATTATGCGACTTGCGCCAGCGATTACAGCTCTCTTCAGAAACCAGTGCGGATGCCATCATCGTGGTGTTAAAAGCCGGCAAGCGCCGTCTGGCCGTCACCGTCGACCAACTGGATACACCAACCGCATTTTGCTTGTGTCGCGCGGATCAGCATTTACCGTTATCGCCAGCGGTTGTTGGCTTGGCAACGACTGCTGAGGGATTACCTGCTTTGTTGCTGGATGTCGGACTATTATTTTCGGAGCGATCATAA
- a CDS encoding ParA family protein → MTNVSRVIAVMNQTHDVGKTFITANLADALHRQGKSVLVLDMDPQADLTRSFDVPSSQFGVSAWLRGERSFEQVSRSLRDGLTLIPADTALTQFDQQTETKRQFGNRLSTLLPHYAGQYDLVLLDCAAISGLLGSNAVLAASDMLLPVTGDATALQGMLDMLPVIRRVSLHRHKALRVWLCLNRLPRGSDYADKLTAMMRSYFPKRLLQTVIYEADTAQTTVYQSLAQDLLAGRTA, encoded by the coding sequence ATGACCAACGTTTCACGGGTCATTGCTGTCATGAATCAAACCCATGATGTCGGCAAAACCTTTATTACTGCCAATCTTGCTGATGCGTTACATCGTCAGGGTAAATCGGTACTGGTGCTGGATATGGATCCGCAGGCGGATCTGACACGCAGTTTTGACGTGCCATCATCGCAATTTGGCGTATCAGCATGGTTGCGTGGCGAGCGATCATTTGAGCAGGTCTCCCGTAGCTTACGGGATGGATTGACACTGATTCCGGCCGATACGGCGTTAACCCAATTTGATCAGCAGACTGAAACAAAGCGCCAATTCGGTAACCGATTATCGACTTTATTACCCCATTATGCCGGTCAGTACGATTTGGTGTTACTTGACTGCGCCGCCATATCCGGTTTGTTAGGCAGTAATGCTGTGCTTGCTGCTTCCGACATGCTGTTGCCGGTGACCGGTGATGCCACCGCACTGCAGGGAATGCTGGACATGTTGCCCGTAATCCGCCGAGTTAGTTTGCATCGACACAAAGCCTTGCGCGTCTGGCTGTGTTTGAACCGGTTACCCCGTGGCAGTGATTATGCAGACAAACTGACGGCGATGATGCGTAGTTATTTTCCTAAACGCTTGCTACAGACCGTTATTTATGAGGCTGATACCGCGCAGACCACTGTTTACCAGTCCTTGGCTCAAGACTTGTTAGCAGGCCGGACTGCCTAG
- a CDS encoding response regulator, producing the protein MIRILTVDDSASLRQMMMITLQNAGFQVTQAEDGQQAMLLASSQPFDLVLTDYNMPIMNGPMLIERLRTLPGYTYTPMLLLTTETADSKKAAGRAAGATGWIQKPVDGHKLLDTIDKLLNG; encoded by the coding sequence ATGATCAGAATATTGACGGTCGATGATTCGGCTTCATTACGCCAAATGATGATGATTACCCTGCAAAATGCCGGTTTTCAGGTTACGCAGGCCGAAGATGGTCAACAGGCAATGCTGTTGGCCTCGTCGCAGCCATTTGATCTGGTATTGACCGATTACAATATGCCAATTATGAATGGTCCGATGCTCATTGAACGGTTGCGTACCTTGCCTGGTTACACCTACACGCCCATGTTATTGCTGACAACAGAAACCGCAGATAGCAAAAAAGCCGCTGGGCGTGCTGCCGGGGCGACGGGGTGGATCCAAAAACCTGTGGATGGTCACAAGCTTCTCGACACCATCGATAAGCTGCTTAACGGTTGA
- the fliG gene encoding flagellar motor switch protein FliG, giving the protein MAEQSRKLTGTEKAAVFLRSIGEADAALVLKHMNPKEVQKIGQSMATLTNVTRDEVRSVLGQFVETVEKETGLGIGSHDYVRRMLVGALGEDRASSLLDRILSGGNTNGLDQLKWMDARGIYEVIRLEHPQIVAIVCSFLEADQAAAVLNLFPERDQSTILLRIATLEGVQPAALNELNEILEKQFSGNAGTQTATVGGPKTAADILNFVDGSTEAAIMEKIKEAEPDLGQNIEDLMFVFDNLIDVDDRGIQTLMREIQTDQLQLALKGADESLKEKFLKNMSQRAAEMLRDDLEAMGPVRVSDVESAQKAILSTARSLSDKGEIMLGGSGGDDFI; this is encoded by the coding sequence ATGGCCGAGCAAAGCCGTAAATTAACGGGCACTGAAAAAGCGGCAGTTTTCCTGCGCAGTATTGGCGAAGCAGATGCGGCATTAGTGCTGAAGCACATGAATCCCAAGGAAGTACAGAAAATTGGTCAATCGATGGCAACGTTGACTAATGTGACCCGTGATGAGGTGCGCAGCGTATTGGGTCAGTTTGTTGAGACCGTGGAAAAAGAGACCGGACTGGGTATTGGCTCGCATGATTATGTGCGCCGAATGTTAGTCGGTGCCTTAGGAGAAGATCGCGCAAGCAGCCTACTGGATCGGATCTTATCCGGGGGCAATACTAATGGCCTTGATCAACTTAAATGGATGGACGCCAGAGGGATTTATGAAGTGATCCGTCTGGAGCATCCTCAGATCGTGGCGATTGTCTGTTCGTTTCTTGAAGCCGATCAAGCGGCGGCTGTGTTGAATTTGTTTCCAGAGCGCGATCAATCGACAATTTTGTTGCGTATTGCCACCCTTGAAGGAGTCCAACCGGCGGCGTTGAATGAGTTAAACGAAATTCTGGAAAAACAGTTTTCTGGTAATGCCGGAACGCAGACGGCAACGGTTGGCGGTCCCAAAACGGCGGCGGATATTCTCAACTTTGTTGATGGCAGTACCGAAGCGGCTATCATGGAAAAAATCAAAGAAGCCGAGCCGGACCTGGGGCAAAACATTGAGGATCTGATGTTCGTCTTCGATAATTTGATTGATGTCGATGACCGTGGCATACAGACGTTGATGCGTGAAATTCAGACGGATCAGCTGCAACTGGCACTGAAAGGTGCCGATGAAAGTCTGAAAGAAAAATTCCTGAAGAATATGTCGCAGCGGGCAGCGGAAATGTTGCGCGATGATTTGGAGGCGATGGGTCCGGTTCGGGTCAGTGATGTTGAAAGTGCCCAGAAAGCAATATTGTCTACCGCACGCAGCTTGTCTGATAAAGGCGAAATCATGTTAGGCGGAAGTGGTGGCGATGACTTCATCTGA
- a CDS encoding STAS domain-containing protein yields the protein MQDSQYNQIALPERLTIAEAPACYERLVAALVAGQPVSVDASQVTRVDAAGLQLLLGFARQAQQLSLPLQWQAITPSLQEAVDIAGLHDEIVFNLNKQEEHDQNIDGR from the coding sequence ATGCAGGATAGCCAATATAATCAGATTGCGTTACCAGAACGGCTGACCATCGCTGAAGCGCCAGCTTGTTACGAGCGCCTTGTAGCGGCCTTGGTCGCTGGTCAGCCAGTTTCGGTGGATGCGAGTCAGGTCACGCGTGTTGACGCGGCCGGTTTGCAGTTACTACTGGGTTTTGCCAGGCAGGCGCAACAATTATCGCTGCCTTTGCAATGGCAGGCCATCACGCCAAGTCTGCAAGAGGCGGTAGACATTGCCGGTCTGCATGACGAGATCGTTTTTAATCTTAACAAGCAGGAAGAACATGATCAGAATATTGACGGTCGATGA
- a CDS encoding methyl-accepting chemotaxis protein: MFKLENYSLRKRMYIVAGFGIIGLLLFALLSWYMQRQALTAESKLLFILAYLVVSGGLLMFVAHYIGRFGDKRATTLVAGIQNIKQGDLTQKVAIPGRSDFSWMAFELDSARKNVANLVHTLTGGIEQLNTATKNMTSISKETVSGVLKQQAETDQVATAMNEMTASVQEVARTASNAAEAARNADNEAKAGKKVVLQTMTSIDSLASEVEKAADTISSLEADINNIGAIIDVIRGITEQTNLLALNAAIEAARAGEHGRGFAVVADEVRTLASRTQSSTHEIEEMIERLQIGAREAVKVMNDSREKARNSVDMAESAGAALDTITAMISTMDEMSAQISSAANEQSAVAENINRGIVEISQIADHTADGAREASAAVDTLNSLSGQLQEASGKFKI; the protein is encoded by the coding sequence GTGTTTAAACTAGAAAATTATTCGCTTAGAAAGCGCATGTATATTGTGGCAGGATTTGGCATCATCGGTTTGTTGCTGTTTGCCTTGCTCAGTTGGTACATGCAGCGTCAGGCACTGACCGCTGAGTCCAAACTGCTATTCATTCTGGCCTACTTGGTTGTCAGCGGCGGCTTGTTAATGTTTGTGGCACATTATATCGGTCGTTTTGGCGACAAGCGTGCGACAACGTTGGTAGCCGGTATTCAGAATATTAAACAAGGCGATCTGACTCAGAAAGTCGCTATCCCGGGACGTAGCGACTTTAGCTGGATGGCTTTTGAGCTGGATAGTGCACGAAAAAATGTGGCTAATCTGGTGCATACACTGACTGGCGGTATTGAACAATTAAATACCGCGACAAAAAACATGACCTCGATTAGTAAAGAGACGGTATCCGGGGTTCTCAAACAACAGGCGGAAACAGACCAAGTCGCGACCGCTATGAATGAAATGACCGCATCAGTGCAAGAAGTGGCAAGAACTGCGTCAAATGCCGCTGAAGCGGCACGCAATGCGGATAATGAAGCTAAAGCGGGTAAAAAAGTTGTGCTGCAAACCATGACCTCCATTGATTCGCTGGCCAGTGAAGTGGAAAAAGCCGCCGATACCATCAGCAGTCTCGAAGCAGATATCAACAACATTGGTGCCATCATTGATGTCATTCGTGGTATCACGGAACAAACGAATTTGCTGGCTTTAAATGCGGCGATCGAAGCGGCCAGGGCGGGGGAGCATGGTCGTGGCTTTGCGGTTGTCGCCGATGAAGTTCGCACGCTGGCTTCTCGCACGCAATCGTCAACCCATGAAATTGAAGAAATGATCGAACGGCTTCAAATTGGCGCCAGAGAAGCAGTGAAAGTCATGAATGACAGCCGTGAAAAAGCCAGAAATAGTGTCGACATGGCTGAAAGTGCCGGTGCGGCACTGGATACCATCACTGCGATGATCAGCACAATGGATGAAATGAGCGCACAAATTTCGAGTGCGGCAAATGAGCAGTCGGCCGTTGCAGAAAATATTAACCGGGGCATTGTTGAGATTAGCCAGATTGCCGATCATACCGCCGATGGTGCGCGTGAGGCATCAGCAGCAGTTGATACACTAAACAGCTTGTCCGGCCAGTTGCAGGAAGCCTCGGGCAAATTCAAAATTTAA
- the fliI gene encoding flagellar protein export ATPase FliI, whose product MAQPEFGLRRWHQQIQDYQQRLMSLQPEAVMAVEGRLTRMVGMTLEAVGFQAPIGSRCEIQARGQPPVEAEVVGFHDDVLYLMPTGDIRGLVPNAKVRPIQNDSLIPVGEALLGRVVDGAGKPLDGKGAIKVKDRVPLHGQPVNPLSRAPVRQHLDVGVRAINALLSVGRGQRMGLFAGSGVGKSVLLGMMTRFTEADVIVVGLIGERGREVKEFIEDILGEQGLKRAVVVASPADHSPLMRLHGAMLATSIAEYFRDQGKQVLLLMDSLTRYAQAQREIALAIGEPPATKGYPPSVFSLLPQLVERAGNAGEGQGGITAIYTVLVEGDDQQDPVADSARAILDGHIVLSRQLAESGVYPAIDVEASISRVMPQVTSREQLQQAQLFKQIYATYRQNQDLINIGAYSAGSDPQIDHAIEMYPKLRKLLKQDMHQAHDWQASLSTLQQTLQTNTAGGQTGSIGQPVTARK is encoded by the coding sequence ATGGCACAACCTGAATTTGGTCTCCGTCGCTGGCATCAGCAGATCCAGGATTATCAACAGCGATTAATGTCATTACAGCCGGAAGCGGTCATGGCTGTTGAAGGTCGGCTGACACGGATGGTCGGCATGACTTTAGAGGCCGTGGGATTTCAGGCACCTATTGGCAGTCGCTGTGAAATTCAGGCTCGCGGACAGCCGCCTGTTGAGGCAGAAGTGGTTGGTTTTCATGACGATGTCTTGTACCTGATGCCAACGGGTGATATCCGCGGCTTAGTGCCGAATGCCAAAGTCAGACCTATTCAGAATGATTCCCTGATACCTGTCGGCGAAGCCTTACTGGGGCGTGTTGTTGATGGTGCGGGCAAACCACTGGATGGCAAAGGCGCAATTAAGGTTAAGGATCGTGTGCCACTCCATGGTCAACCGGTCAATCCACTGAGCAGAGCGCCGGTAAGACAACATCTCGATGTCGGGGTACGGGCGATAAATGCCTTGCTCAGTGTCGGACGGGGGCAGCGGATGGGGCTGTTTGCCGGAAGCGGCGTTGGCAAAAGTGTGCTGCTCGGCATGATGACCCGATTTACCGAAGCGGATGTGATTGTGGTGGGGCTGATTGGTGAGCGTGGTCGGGAAGTTAAAGAATTTATTGAAGATATTTTAGGTGAGCAAGGACTGAAACGTGCGGTGGTGGTTGCTTCTCCAGCAGATCATTCTCCTTTGATGCGGCTGCATGGCGCGATGTTGGCGACCAGTATCGCTGAGTATTTCAGGGACCAAGGTAAGCAAGTCCTGCTGTTGATGGATTCCTTGACTCGTTATGCGCAGGCGCAACGCGAAATTGCCTTGGCTATTGGTGAACCACCAGCAACCAAGGGCTATCCACCCTCAGTTTTTTCATTATTGCCGCAACTAGTCGAGCGCGCAGGAAATGCCGGTGAAGGACAAGGGGGTATAACTGCCATTTATACCGTGCTGGTTGAGGGGGATGATCAGCAGGATCCGGTTGCCGATTCGGCGCGAGCGATTCTGGATGGTCATATCGTGTTATCCAGGCAACTGGCTGAGTCCGGCGTGTATCCAGCCATTGATGTCGAGGCATCGATCAGTCGGGTTATGCCTCAGGTGACCAGTCGTGAGCAATTGCAACAAGCGCAATTATTTAAACAGATTTATGCAACCTACCGGCAGAATCAGGATTTGATTAATATCGGAGCCTACAGCGCTGGCAGTGACCCGCAAATTGATCACGCGATTGAAATGTATCCAAAGTTACGCAAACTCTTGAAGCAGGACATGCATCAAGCGCATGATTGGCAGGCAAGTCTGTCTACGTTACAGCAAACGCTGCAGACAAATACGGCAGGGGGACAAACTGGTTCGATTGGTCAGCCTGTCACGGCAAGAAAATAA
- a CDS encoding flagellar assembly protein FliH, with protein MTSSDDVLITRETHILSEEELAQAYQRWQAPSMTAPGEKSTSQPKPITAVELEKIHESAREEGFKAGYEEGHEAGQKAGLAAGKKTIREQAAQWQALIDHLNTPLQALDEGIEQDLLMLVQTIAQQVVQYELQCQPERILEATRSALAALPVNDRKLKVFLNPKDIELVREGLSIDAEDNRWQWLEDPLLSRGGVRLETADTSIDGSIETRIQRTIEHMLGAVPDHGTT; from the coding sequence ATGACTTCATCTGATGATGTGTTAATCACGCGAGAAACGCATATTCTGTCAGAAGAAGAACTGGCTCAGGCTTATCAGCGCTGGCAGGCGCCGAGTATGACGGCGCCGGGCGAGAAATCGACATCGCAGCCAAAGCCCATCACGGCCGTAGAGCTTGAAAAAATTCACGAGTCAGCGCGCGAGGAGGGCTTCAAGGCCGGTTATGAAGAAGGCCATGAAGCGGGTCAAAAAGCGGGACTGGCTGCGGGTAAGAAGACAATTCGTGAACAGGCTGCACAATGGCAGGCACTGATTGATCATTTAAATACACCATTGCAAGCGCTGGATGAGGGGATTGAACAAGATCTGCTTATGCTGGTGCAGACCATCGCCCAACAGGTGGTTCAATACGAACTGCAATGTCAGCCGGAGCGCATACTTGAAGCAACCCGTTCTGCTTTGGCTGCGTTACCCGTCAATGACCGAAAGCTAAAAGTATTTTTAAACCCGAAAGATATCGAACTGGTTCGTGAAGGCTTGTCGATCGATGCGGAAGATAATCGCTGGCAATGGCTAGAAGATCCCTTGTTGTCACGGGGTGGCGTGCGGCTTGAGACAGCCGATACGTCTATTGACGGCAGTATCGAGACCCGAATACAGCGAACCATTGAACATATGCTCGGTGCGGTGCCTGATCATGGCACAACCTGA